One region of Esox lucius isolate fEsoLuc1 chromosome 17, fEsoLuc1.pri, whole genome shotgun sequence genomic DNA includes:
- the LOC105017342 gene encoding death-inducer obliterator 1 isoform X4: MEENVSPELSLAPEPEQSQDRMDSSSQAVNLEDKVEEGREEKRDQEHRDNATEEKLEKVEQSAKTTSKYQKTWGFRRTTIAKREMPGDNAAEGQDGQLGPVRRSGRQAKRTDKLEEFLLTTKRARTVGRRSAASSNEVGDPPSQTPTDAETASEASFDGNAEAKSVDDKPDSPVRKTRNRKRTTRLAKGRGSSQGGSVSDGGSSDNDKASGDACKGPAVPEDKGPAVPEDKGPAVPEDKGPAVPEDKGPAVPEDKGPAVPEDKVTQVQQGMEPQEHEDVKHDKTSSSNVEVTTQRQQNVVIEDQTEKEEEPESEERTIDTSGKRASGSRSPAQAGGRGTGPNIKTRGVVKMRNNQEDDAENEDNESTSSSSSSDSGDDEGYDPNALYCICRQKHNKRFMICCDRCEEWFHGDCVGITEARGRLMERNGEDYVCPNCTAKKSQTAKPNGKPKTVAHESRKAEQIPSLASPLPLAPAGTEEKGGDDLGIKGRIEKTTNPSGKKKIKIFQAAALEDVSDLPKCIGPGCEKNALKDSVYCGSECILRHAAAAMAAKSITEPKPKDEPKQRDQDKAKGHRKPPVSRATSKKSSGRKTTKKSIEDEASDSEDNEKDSDEEEHAEEQPPPPTMSSWSNDHNYNAVTPEKTAPIAPPTVLNKTSHEEKESGEDQIEKDPPPPEKKSPASTAPVKGEKRSPGPKMLKTYTRRNKSATRVSGAKSAKKRQSPPPSKTPKSKKPPPPPAVLAPSAPGSLDAPRHHVTGALRVGKSSFTIPKKQPQPQQKESAGRSPTRVPSSGPSSRRPEPAALAPPMMSQRAPPNNQMRQNIRRSLTDIIYKRVSDSDDLNMSENEVGKLAVSIEKEMFNLCLCTDSKYKNKYRSIMFNLKDPKNKGLFYRVVWGEVSPFRLVRLSADELLAKEISEWRKPDTPDISSSRSQTGQSKPGHRQEAGPHDVDMEDAPPMSDGDEPEEASYTPSGSVQAGMKSGSALPDIFSMMRDTTPEHRAHLFDLNCKICTGQKSADDEPAAKKARLSKKPEVRQEVRRLSRSSSGEGALASYPGSETPVPEPLSYQDDTSMLLPPPQTPAPVTAPAVSSVSITRRDPRMARHSSAPDTSTVAPTATDSQPIMQESYSRPIQAPPPAPLPADTYSRPAISAEATVVAAVEVVPKGPLPMPPAPPAAIPRPVLQKPASSEPPPEGETAIFLHGQEMMWKGFVNMHTVAKFVTKAYLVSGSFEYLKEDLPDTIHIGGRISPGTVWDYVGKLKTSLSKELCLIRFHPATEEEEVAYVSLFSYFSSRKRFGVVANNNRRIKDLYLIPLSSKDPLPSKLLPFDGPGLEPARPNLLLGLVICQKDKKRAGASLETEEKRSKTQIRDPDDTGLPKSTASIKAEVKAEKALQYTQDLPFSTTPPGTPPPPSSSETSMAASSVLSFLSSVKAPATGKESPSSASTAGSSAANATPLQTILKTLFGNKRNDSEASMSPSEHGAVDVSAGPAALLDPIVQQFGLISRDLSKQVEDEDDRPYDPEEEYDPGMGYKTPQKTPKEPEPVKQPETADVDDVAYDPEDDTIFEEVRTEGPGKTKASEGLTEQQKMLEDLNKQIEEQKRQLEEQEESIRQQRSNTGTSAVSFSVADNVMSEPPLLANSQLLQLGKKVDELVKSSSGAAPLINQRRDPRQSRDPRQSRDPRRLTSDSVEKEETITPSPVTETTPPLQATIQEPETPLTQEDIVTESLPFLESDTAEVSIPLLGEHVEPDVEVSYMEDRTVQSEEIDPTKSGIDKYSIWPNAASILKTGEISSFEQNSQESTSSGYFNTSTSKNSSASPTIPVLAQNVTQDCSTLVDSNPSHMSHMGPSSYMDYGGPPDIPPPTGFPPQLRPLPMQGPPPRLGQPPMSHPPPMQSIPSLSSPLPMQGHPPPLQVPPPMQAESNQSQYPQYGPPQAGYPPYQNQWGGNQQQYEAPPRPPPQNIISPRGPPPFQPMGQRAPPPQMFNVPMGSMPPQHMGQQGPPPGQFMEGHSLPPPPSFDGQNGLAPPRFSGPPPPFNFPGPRGPPPPFTGPPPGHYDNRGPPPSHFHGPRGPPHFVDHGPQAPMIDPPRGPIDQYNSNSVGSYKQGMDHQQGQTPPAHLYNDNQAPPPGPSYRGPPHNQHEGRRGPPPSGDMGGQRFHPPNQFRGSRAPSPPSHRGSYEDQRPPQDHRGAMPQHFGGPDRYRHDSPGELRPARHSGPLLPTPEGPMALPNRMGGHSPDSHREDHWRRHSPDVRRRNSSTREGSEPRIGDRPSRFEGAQKERETVPSSSRMSEERQRDLSEDRRRERDRDGPHGARLWDRSQGKRWSREREWDRDRDRTRERDRGERERSRGREGERHREPEGDKRRDRERDRVREREPERKEPERKEPERKEPERKEAERKEAERKEPERRDPDRRDPDRRDPDRRETDRREPDRRDSDRRDSDRRDSDRRDSDRRETDRRDSDRRDSDRRDSDRDRPRVRERDRDRERDRRRDRSRSRDRGKEREPDRRDDRDRARDRDRERERDRRDRSRSKEKREDKKETNKCDVPKESDKPAEVENDKNTS, encoded by the exons ATGGAGGAGAATGTGAGCCCTGAGCTCTCTCTAGCTCCCGAGCCAGAGCAGAGCCAGGACCGTATGGATAGCAGTTCTCAAG CAGTTAATCTAGAGGACAAAGTTGAAGAGGGcagagaagagaaaagagaCCAAGAGCACCGTGACAATGCTACTGAGGAAAAGTTAGAGAAGGTTGAGCAATCTGCCAAGACCACAAGCAAGTACCAGAAGACTTGGGGATTTCGTCGAACCACCATAGCCAAAAGAGAAATGCCAGGAGACAATGCGGCCGAGGGCCAGGATGGCCAGTTAGGTCCTGTCCGGCGCAGCGGGAGGCAGGCCAAGCGCACCGACAAGCTGGAGGAGTTCCTGCTCACCACCAAGAGAGCGCGCACGGTGGGTAGGAGAAGTGCAGCCAGCAGCAATGAGGTGGGGGACCCTCCCTCCCAGACCCCTACGGATGCGGAGACAGCCTCTGAGGCTAGCTTCGATGGCAACGCAGAGGCCAAGTCTGTGGATGATAAACCAGATTCCCCGGTGAGGAAGACGAGGAACCGGAAGAGGACAACTCGGCTGGCTAAAGGCCGTGGCAGCAGCCAGGGCGGCTCAGTCAGTGATGGTGGAAGCTCTGACAATGACAAGGCTAGTGGAGATGCATGCAAGGGGCCCGCGGTGCCGGAGGACAAGGGGCCCGCGGTGCCGGAGGACAAGGGGCCCGCGGTGCCGGAGGACAAGGGGCCCGCGGTGCCGGAGGACAAGGGGCCCGCGGTGCCGGAGGACAAGGGGCCCGCGGTGCCGGAGGACAAGGTGACCCAAGTGCAGCAAGGCATGGAGCCCCAGGAACATGAGGACGTGAAGCATGACAAAACGAGCAGCTCTAATGTAGAGGTTACCACGCAGAGGCAGCAGAACGTTGTAATCGAAGAccagacagaaaaagaggagGAACCAGAGAGCGAGGAAAGGACCATAGACACCAGTGGCAAGCGTGCCTCCGGGTCCAGAAGTCCTGCACAGGCTGGAGGCAGGGGAACAGGTCCCAATATTAAGACCCGGGGAGTAGTGAAGATGCGGAACAACCAGGAAGATGATGCTGAAAATGAGGATAACGAGTCCACTTCGTCTTCATCGTCCAGTGACTCTGGTGACGATGAAGGATACGACCCTAATGCCCTCTACTGCATCTGTCGGCAGAAACACAACAAACG GTTCATGATCTGCTGCGATCGCTGTGAGGAGTGGTTCCACGGAGACTGCGTGGGCATCACGGAGGCTCGAGGGCGTCTGATGGAGAGGAACGGGGAGGACTACGTCTGCCCCAACTGTACCGCCAAGAAGAGCCAGACGGCCAAGCCCAACGGCAAACCCAAAACAGTGGCCCACGAGTCCCGCAAGGCTGAGCAAATCCCCTCGCTGGCGTCTCCGTTACCGTTGGCCCCTGCCGGGACAGAGGAAAAGGGCGGGGACGACCTGGGGATCAAAGGAAGGATAGAGAAAACCACCAACCCCAGCGGGAAAAAGAAGATCAAGATTTTTCAGGCG GCGGCGTTGGAGGACGTGTCTGATCTGCCCAAATGTATCGGGCCGGGCTGTGAGAAGAATGCCCTGAAGGACTCGGTCTACTGCGGCAGCGAGTGCATTCTGAGACACGCTGCTGCTGCCATGGCAGCCAAGTCCATAACTGAACCCAAGCCGAAAGACGAGCCCAAACAGAGGGACCAAGACAAGGCCAAGGGACACAGAAAGCCACCCGTTTCCAGGGCAACTTCTAAG AAGAGTTCCGGCAGGAAGACCACCAAGAAGTCCATAGAAGACGAAGCGTCCGACAGCGAGGACAACGAGAAGGACAGTGACGAAGAGGAGCATGCCGAGGAGCAGCCCCCGCCACCCACCATGTCGTCCTGGTCCAACGACCATAATTACAATGCAGTAACTCCAGAAAAGACTGCACCTATAGCCCCACCAACAGTGTTAAACAAAACGT CTCatgaagagaaggagagtggagaggacCAGATTGAGAAGGATCCACCCCCTCCTGAGAAGAAGTCCCCTGCTTCCACAGCGCCAGTCAAAGGAGAGAAGAGGTCCCCAGGTCCCAAAATGTTGAAGACCTACACAAGACGTAATAAATCAGCAACTCGAGTCAGCGGTGCAAAGTCAGCAAAGAAACGACAATCTCCCCCTCCCAGCAAAACACCCAAATCCAAGAAACCACCTCCGCCGCCTGCTGTGCTGGCCCCTTCTGCCCCTGGCTCTCTAGACGCCCCACGCCATCATGTTACAGGAGCCCTGAGGGTTGGCAAGTCCAGCTTTACCATCCCTAAGAAGCAGCCCCAGCCCCAGCAGAAAGAATCCGCAGGCCGTAGTCCCACCAGAGTCCCATCGTCAGGCCCCTCCTCCCGGCGGCCTGAGCCTGCCGCTTTAGCACCTCCCATGATGTCCCAGCGAGCTCCTCCTAACAATCAGATGAGACAGAACATCCGCCGCTCGCTCACAGACATCATCTACAAGAG GGTGAGTGACAGCGATGACTTGAACATGTCTGAAAATGAGGTGGGAAAACTGGCTGTCAGCATTGAGAAGGAGATGTTCAATCTTTGCCTGTGCACAGACAGCAAGTACAAGAATAAGTACAGGTCCATCATGTTCAATCTCAAAGACCCCAAAAACAAG GGCCTATTCTACAGGGTGGTCTGGGGAGAGGTCAGTCCTTTCAGGCTGGTCAGGCTGAGTGCAGATGAGCTGCTCGCCAAAGAGATCTCAGAGTGGAGGAAGCCCGACACCCCTGAC ATTTCCAGTTCTAGATCCCAGACGGGACAGTCCAAACCGGGTCATAGGCAGGAGGCTGGCCCCCATGATGTGGACATGGAGGATGCTCCTCCTATGTCTGACGGAGAC GAACCAGAGGAAGCAAGCTATACCCCATCTGGGTCAGTTCAGGCTGGGATGAAGAGTGGCAGTGCCCTGCCAGATATCTTCAGCATGATGAGGGACACCACGCCCGAACACAGGGCCCACCTCTTTGACCTCAATTGCAAAATCTGTACAg GCCAGAAGTCTGCAGATGATGAACCAGCAGCCAAGAAGGCCAGGCTTTCCAAGAAGCCTGAGGTGAGGCAAGAGGTGAGACGCTTGTCCAGGTCTTCTTCAGGAGAAGGTGCCCTGGCCTCTTATCCTGGCAGTGAAACGCCAGTCCCCGAGCCCCTGTCCTACCAGGATGACACCAGCATGCTGTTACCTCCACCCCAGACCCCAGCCCCCGTCACTGCACCAGCTGTCTCCTCCGTCAGTATCACGCGCAGAGACCCCCGCATGGCCAGACACAGCTCTGCCCCCGACACCTCTACGGTGGCACCGACCGCTACGGATTCACAACCCATCATGCAAGAGTCATATTCAAGACCTATACAGGCACCTCCTCCAGCACCCCTACCAGCCGATACTTATTCAAGACCAGCCATCTCAGCAGAGGCCACTGTGGTTGCAGCGGTGGAGGTGGTGCCCAAGGGACCTCTCCCCATGCCCCCGGCTCCTCCGGCCGCCATCCCCAGACCAGTCCTGCAGAAGCCTGCCTCATCAGAGCCTCCTCCTGAGGGCGAGACTGCCATCTTCCTCCATGGTCAAGAAATGATGTGGAAAGGATTCGTCAACATGCACACAGTGGCCAAGTTTGTCACCAAAGCATACCTGGTGTCAGGATCTTTTGAGTACCTGAAAGAG GATCTGCCTGACACCATCCACATCGGAGGCCGAATCTCCCCCGGCACAGTTTGGGACTATGTGGGGAAACTGAAGACATCTCTGTCCAAG GAGCTGTGTCTGATCCGCTTCCACCCAGCCACAGAAGAAGAGGAGGTGGCCTACGTCTCTCTGTTCTCTTATTTCAGCAGCAGGAAACGCTTTGGAGTGGTCGCCAACAACAATCGTCGAATCAAAGACCTGTACCTCATCCCCCTGAGCTCTAAGGACCCCCTGCCCTCCAAACTATTACCCTTCGATGGGCCAG GACTTGAACCAGCGCGCCCAAATCTCCTCCTAGGCTTGGTGATTTGCCAGAAGGACAAGAAGCGTGCCGGAGCCTCTTTGGAAACCGAGGAGAAACGCTCCAAGACCCAAATCAGAGACCCAGATGACACTGGCCTTCCAAAATCAACCGCCTCCATCAAGGCTGAAGTCAAAGCAGAGAAAGCCCTGCAGTACACCCAGGACCTTCCCTTCAGCACGACCCCTCCAGGtacacctccccctcccagcTCCTCAGAAACCTCCATGGCTGCCTCGTCAGTGCTGTCCTTCCTGTCCTCTGTCAAAGCCCCTGCTACCGGCAAAGAATCCCCTTCCTCCGCCAGCACTGCCGGGTCGTCTGCTGCCAACGCCACGCCCCTTCAGACCATCCTTAAGACCTTATTTGGGAACAAGAGGAACGACTCGGAGGCCTCCATGTCCCCCTCAGAGCATGGTGCTGTTGACGTCTCGGCCGGCCCCGCTGCTCTGCTCGATCCCATTGTTCAGCAGTTCGGCCTGATTTCAAGGGACCTTTCGAAGCAGGTGGAGGATGAGGATGACCGGCCGTATGACCCAGAGGAGGAGTATGACCCAGGCATGGGCTACAAAACGCCACAGAAAACCCCTAAAGAACCTGAGCCCGTCAAACAGCCGGAGACGGCGGATGTGGATGACGTGGCCTATGACCCAGAGGATGACACCATCTTCGAAGAGGTCAGGACTGAAGGCCCTGGGAAAACCAAGGCCAGCGAGGGTTTGACTGAACAGCAGAAGATGCTGGAGGATCTCAATAAACAGATTGAGGAGCAGAAACGTCagctggaggagcaggaggaatcCATCCGCCAGCAGAGGTCAAACACAGGGACATCTGCTGTGTCGTTCTCAGTCGCTGACAACGTGATGTCAGAGCCGCCCCTGCTGGCGAACAGTCAGCTCCTGCAGCTGGGCAAAAAGGTTGATGAGTTGGTGAAATCCTCCTCCGGTGCTGCTCCTTTGATTAACCAAAGACGGGACCCAAGGCAGAGCAGGGACCCCAGACAGAGTCGGGACCCCAGGAGGTTAACCTCAGACTCCGTAGAAAAAGAGGAGACGATTACTCCTTCCCCCGTGACAGAAACCACACCGCCATTACAGGCTACAATCCAAGAACCAGAGACACCATTGACCCAAGAGGACATAGTCACTGAATCTCTTCCCTTCCTGGAATCAGACACAGCCGAGGTGTCCATTCCTTTGTTAGGTGAGCATGTAGAACCTGATGTCGAGGTTAGTTACATGGAAGATCGAACAGTGCAATCGGAGGAAATCGACCCAACCAAGAGTGGCATTGACAAATACAGTATTTGGCCAAATGCGGCCAGCATTTTAAAAACAGGGGAGATCTCTAGTTTTGAGCAGAACAGCCAAGAGTCTACCTCCTCTGGCTACTTCAACACCTCCACTAGCAAGAACTCCTCTGCGTCCCCCACAATTCCTGTACTTGCTCAGAATGTCACCCAAGATTGCTCCACCTTGGTGGACAGTAACCCCTCCCACATGTCACATATGGGACCGTCAAGCTACATGGACTACGGAGGTCCTCCTGACATTCCGCCACCTACCGGCTTTCCACCCCAGCTCAGACCCCTGCCCATGCAGGGTCCACCCCCGAGGCTTGGACAACCACCCATGTCACATCCCCCGCCCATGCAGAGTATCCCTTCCTTGTCAAGCCCTCTGCCTATGCAGGGACATCCGCCCCCCTTGCAGGTTCCTCCACCCATGCAAGCGGAGAGCAACCAGTCTCAGTACCCCCAGTATGGGCCTCCTCAGGCTGGTTATCCTCCCTATCAGAACCAGTGGGGAGGCAATCAGCAGCAGTATGAGGCCCCGCCCAGACCTCCACCCCAGAACATAATATCACCTAGAGGACCGCCTCCGTTTCAGCCAATGGGCCAGCGAGCTCCACCTCCCCAGATGTTCAATGTCCCCATGGGCTCCATGCCTCCCCAGCATATGGGGCAGCAGGGCCCCCCTCCAGGCCAGTTCATGGAGGGCCATAGCCTTCCCCCACCTCCTTCATTTGATGGGCAAAACGGTTTAGCTCCACCAAGGTTCAGTGGACCTCCTCCCCCATTCAACTTCCCTGGGCCCAGAGGCCCCCCTCCGCCCTTCACAGGGCCACCCCCAGGCCACTATGACAACCGAGGACCCCCaccctcccacttccatggccCCAGGGGTCCTCCTCATTTTGTGGACCATGGGCCCCAAGCCCCCATGATTGACCCACCAAGAGGCCCTATAGATCAGTACAACAGTAACAGTGTTGGGTCTTACAAGCAGGGCATGGACCATCAGCAGGGTCAGACACCACCTGCACACCTGTACAATGACAACCAGGCTCCACCCCCTGGCCCCTCCTACAGAGGACCTCCCCACAACCAGCATGAGGGGCGCAGAGGCCCACCTCCCAGTGGAGATATGGGTGGACAGCGCTTCCATCCACCTAACCAGTTCCGGGGGTCTAGAGCACCCTCCCCACCATCACACAGGGGGTCCTATGAGGACCAGAGACCCCCTCAGGACCACCGAGGGGCCATGCCGCAGCATTTCGGAGGACCTGACAGGTATCGCCATGACAGTCCAGGGGAATTGAGACCAGCTCGCCACAGTGGGCCACTGCTCCCAACGCCTGAGGGCCCCATGGCTCTGCCGAACCGCATGGGTGGCCACAGCCCAGACTCCCACAGGGAGGACCACTGGCGCCGGCACTCACCCGATGTGAGGAGAAGAAACAGCTCTACCAGAGAGGGTTCAGAACCCCGTATTGGTGACAGGCCCAGTCGGTTTGAGGGGGCCCAAAAAGAACGGGAGACTGTTCCCAGTTCCTCTCGTATGTctgaggagaggcagagggattTGTCTGAGGACCGCAGGAGGGAGAGGGACCGAGATGGGCCCCACGGCGCCAGGCTGTGGGACAGAAGCCAGGGCAAGCGCTGGAGCCGGGAGAGGGAGTGGGACCGGGACCGGGACCGAACCAGGGAGAGAGACCGAGGAGAGCGGGAACGCagccgagggagggagggagaacgaCATCGGGAACCAGAGGGAgacaagaggagagacagggaaagagaccgagtcagggagagagagccagagcGCAAAGAGCCAGAGCGCAAAGAGCCAGAGCGCAAAGAGCCAGAGCGCAAAGAGGCAGAGCGCAAAGAGGCAGAGCGCAAAGAGCCAGAGCGCAGGGATCCTGACCGGAGGGACCCTGACCGCAGGGACCCTGACCGCAGGGAGACTGACCGGAGGGAGCCTGACCGCAGGGATTCTGACCGCAGGGATTCTGACCGCAGGGATTCTGACCGCAGGGATTCTGACCGCAGGGAGACTGACCGGAGAGACTCTGACCGGAGAGACTCTGACCGGAGAGACTCTGACCGAGACAGACCCAGGGTCAGAGAGCGGGATAGAGACAGGGAGCGGGACAGGAGAAGGGACAGGTCCAGGAGTAGGGACAGAGGCAAGGAGAGAGAGCCTGACAGGAGAGACGACCGAGACCGAGCAAGGGACCGGGaccgggagagggagagagaccggCGGGACCGGAGCAGAagcaaagagaagagagaagacaaaaaagaaactaaCAAATGTGATGTCCCTAAGGAGAGCGATAAACCCGCAGAGGtggaaaatgataaaaacacatcGTAA